The segment GGCAGCCTGGGGGGCGACGGGGCCGTgcagcgcggcggggccgcgggcggcTCTCTTCGAGCGGTGCCTCAGCTCCCCCGCCTCCGCCGAGTCCTTCCCCCTGGCCGCCTCCTTCCCGCCCGccgagaagctgctgctgcagccgcGCACTccgctgcccgccccgccgctgccGTCGGTGCCCGCGCTGAAGCGGCCGTCCCGGGCCAAGGCGCCGGCCAAGAAGGGCAAGGCCACGCGGAAGCTGAGCTTCGCCGACGAGGTGACCACCTCGCCCGTGCTGGGGCTGCGCATCAAAGAGGAGGGGCCCGAGGGCCGGCCGGGGCCGCCGGCGGGGCGCACGCCGCTGGGCGAGTTCATCTGCCAGCTGTGCAAAGAGCAGTACGCGGACCCGCTGGCGCTGGCCCAGCACCGCTGCTCCCGCATCGTGCGCGTCGAGTACCGCTGCCCCGAGTGCCACAAGATCTTCAGCTGTCCCGCCAACCTGGCCTCGCACCGCCGCTGGCACAAGCCGCGTCCCGGCCCCAGCGCCGAAGGCGCCGCCTCCGCCCCGCCGGGCAAAGAGAACAGCCCCGagcggcggccccgcggccccgccgcgccccagCCACCGCCGGGGACCCGTCAGCACCGCGGCGGCGCGGACAGCGCCGGCGGCGCCCCGGCCGCCCCCGGCTccagcccaggcccagctcaCGGCGGCGCTCCCGGTCCGGGCGCCGGCCCCGGCGGGGAGGCGTTCGCCTGCCCGTGCTGCCAGAAGCGGTTCCGGCGGCAGGCTTACCTCCGCAAGCACCTGGGCACCCACGGGGCAGCGCGGCCCGCCGCCTTCGGCCCGCCGGAGCGCGGGCCCCTCACCTTCGCCTGCCATCTCTGCGGCGCTCGCTTCCCCTCGGCGGACATCAGGGACAAGCACCGGCTGTGGCACGCCGTgcgggaggagctgctgctgccgccgccgccgccgcctcccgccgggGTCCCCGAGagcggcgcggcgggcggcgaGCGGCAGGGCTTCCCCTGCAAACACTGCCCCGCCACCTTCTTCAGCGCGCCCGGGCTGGCGCGGCACGCCAGCAAGTGCCACCCGCCGGAGAgcaggcaggtcctgctgctccaggtgcccGTCCGGCCGGGCTGCTAggcccgcggccgccccggtGGGACTGCTCCGAGAGCCCGGGCTAGCCGAGCGAGCCCTGGCCACGCTGTAATTCCTATGGAAAGTCGCGGCTCTCACGGCTACGACGTCGGAGGGGCCGCCCGGTGACTCCCGGCCGGTGGGTAGCGACGCGCGCCCGGCCGGCACGGCGGCGTGTTCGGCCACGGGCCGCACTGCCGGCAGCGCTCACGCCGAGCCCCGCAGCGGAGGGAGCGCCCcgcagctccccagccaccGTGGCGGCCGGGGGACGGCGGCAACAGGCGAGAAGCCCCGCCAGCATCTGCCGGGAGGCGCGCAGTGCCGAGGCGTCGAGTGGCGGCCCACCGCCAGTACCGCCAGTATCTTCCGTAACGACGCAGAGAATTACGGTTGTATATAGGGTGTCTAaagagaagaattatttttcGTGAGAAAAGGAGCCTGATCTAGTGACCTTGTTTTCATAGCCTTAGCCCCCGAGCTTCAGCATTCGTGGTGTACTCTAAGGtagctgagaaggtaaatgttcATATTAAGTCAGTGTCAAGTCACATAATAGCTAGCAAAACGTATGGGAAATTAATCGTGCTGTCTGCTTAATTGAAATACGAGGTGTTGATTTTCTATAGCTAAGTACGCATctcctgctgtgtctctgtACTCTAGCAACTGTGTGGTAGGCAAAACACACGTCTCCGGCAGCTGCCcgttcccagagctgctccgcTCCGTTCGTGGCTCGTTAGTGCGGCAcggagagcagccaggagggcaggtCGGTCCcaccgggctgggctgggtgggcagCGTGTGGCCCTGCCGGGCCCTGCATCGCGGGCAGGCGGAAAGCACCGTGTGTGCGGCTCGCCTTTCCAGGCGCCCTCCGACCTCTCTCCCCTGTGAGCTACGCTTTTGATGTGAGCTCCTCCAAGTCCTGTGAGCAGCTGAAATTAGGACATGAAGCAGTCTTTAGACATGTTGCTAAAGCACAGGTGATAGGCTACCTTCCTTCTCCCTAACGACACCTACCTTTAGCAAAGTAACCCGCGGTGTGTGTTCCCTGGCTTTGACAGTGCTCTGACCAAATAAATGCTTTGAAATGCTGTTGAATTTACCAGCTACTGACACTTCAGCcagtatttatttgtttgtttatttatttacttatttattttttccatgagTGCTTGTTTCTAAATGTGGTAGTAGATGAGACTAAAAATAAGGGCAAGAAAATTcaataaaagatttaaaagaaagctCATGCCTTTCTTGAATTCAGCAGGGCAAAGTGGGTCAGCTGGTGACTTCTGAAGAACCAAATTGATCCCTGTTGTAGTCTTTGTTCTAACACTCTCTCTGACATGAGcatgcaaaatatttcaatcTCTCGATTAGCATCCTCTAAAGCAATTATTTCTGTAGTTTTATATTTTGCTACACACAACAAAAGATGTATCATGCCCAAAGGCTGTGAGCAAGCGATAAGTGCTTTATGTTAAATGTGCTTCACAGACTTTGTCATTTTAGTTCCAGAACCtggaaaaatgaattaataCAATATAAGCTAATGCAGCCAAGATCTGCTTTCTGACAAAGGAGGCTAAACTTGCAACTCACTAATATGCCAAAAATAAAGCATGTTAATTTAAGTTGTGCATTTTTCTGTCGTTTGTTGACAACAGAGACTTAGGTAAAAATGCCTGTTTATGGAATTAAATGAGTTTGCCCCTGGAGAAAGTCActagttttttgtttttttaaatcatggttcctctttctctccttgtGTAGTCAAAGATGAAGGGCTGCAGACCACACAAATGTGATGATTGTTAACTGCTCCTACAATTGGCACCTGAACAACCAGCCTGCCGGAGGGAACAGCCTATGTTTTGTATTACCTGCAGAGCTCCATGCAATGTATTTACTAGATCTGGGGAAAAGTTTTCAGTTGGGCATTCTTGAGAACTTGTGCGTGCTTTTTTAATACAAAGGAAAACTAAGCTGTGTATTGCATTTAACTGTTTCATGTGCATGTAATACACAATTATTCTATAAATTGGACTAAATCAGTGAGGTAAATAACTAATATACAAAAGGTGgtaagaataattttattgGATTATTAAATAACATGTCTTCTCTTCAACCATTACAAATTTGTAGGTACTACATGAATGACAatgcataatttcttttttattgttgcCCATATATTTACACATGCAGTTAGTACCGATGCCATGCTACATTTTGTTAACAGCATTTTGTTGTTTACTAGACTCAAAATGTgagcatttaattttctgtagGAAAATACCTCTGGATGGGTGGAACTCATGTACTAATCTGCGCTTACAAGGTTGAAATTATTAGCATTTCAGGCCAGGCTCCCGGAGCAtgttcccttttcttccctagTACCCATCATCACAGCAATGAATTTCTATCAGGaaagtgtttgtttttaattttttttaaatgtaagaaaaaagaatataCATCTAGATGAAACAGCATAATGATAATGGCTAAAACTCATGAAACTCAATGGCATTTACTATTGACACCACTTGGAAAAGCAAAcactataaaaatatttggaagcCGAGCATAAATAGAATTTCAGAgcggtgatttttttttctggcatagATTATCTGCAGAATTAAGAAATGATACATTGCTTTATGATGGAAGGGTGCTATGagcaaattatttcatttggaTTCTGTGATATTTGAAACGCCATTGAACTATTTTATCCTCAACATAAATAATCTGTACACATCTTGTGCATTAACATTGTGACATCTGACAAAGACTTTACAAATGCAACTTCAATTTAAAATTGTACATTCGTTTTCAAATTGtacatatttctttctttgttacAGAGAAAATTGCAATGGGGCACAATAAATATAGTGTAATCCAACTGCAGTCTCCAATTCCATGTTGACTCAAGATCAACCAGAGTTAAAACCCAAAGTTAATCATCCATAATCATCCAAGTAGGTAAAAGGTGCAGGGTACAAACTgcactgcaaaggaaaaaaaaaaggcggaCTGGagtttgataaaaaaaaaaaaaaaaaaaagctaaattatTAAAGTAAAATTCCAGTGTCactgtttaaaataaacatacaGAAAAGGAGTATGCAGGGCATGGGTGCACACACATTTGAGACGTTATCCTTGAATGAACGGCGTGAGCAGTAAAGCCCCAGAAGGCGGTGAGTGGCTGCGGGAAGGGTGGCCAGTGCTCTTCACTAGAAAGCTGCAGGCATCTCATCTCGCCACTTAGGACTTGTTGGCTGAGCCAGAGGAGCGGCGCAGCTTCATGGACATGCGGCTCTTGCTAGTCCGAGGAGACATTGGAGAGGCTAAGTCTGTTCCATCCACctgtgctgttgctgctgctggagtttCTCCCGGCTGAGTCTCTGGGCAGAAGCCTGCAGAGGACAGCAAGAACCAGAGGCGTCAGTGCCGCCTTCCACACTCGCAGCACGGGATCTCTTAGCAAGGGGCTGACAGgaatttcagtgctgctgtcactgccacagCATCTCCTAGCCCTTTATCAGCTGTGGGTGATGGTATTGCTCATGGAATTAACAACTGCCACAAATCCACCCCTATAGAAAAGATGATTGCAGAAACCACTGAGCTATGGGACTGCAGAACCCCTTCGCTCTGAGCAATTGAGGCAGCACTGAAGTGGGCAATGTTCTCCCGCTaaccaggaaaacaaacagatcCAGTTcccttgcagggatggggaatcaTTAGTCAAACCACAACCCAGAAGAATCCAGTCTTTAATGAGAACATGAAGGTTAACAGCTCATTGCACATGAAGGGAGCTCTAGGAATGCTGCTGAAGAGGTGGAGTGAATTGGGGGCCAACTGAGAGAGCAAAACATCTTCTCCCATACCAACTTTAGTTTGTGCTTCAAAAGGCAAATTCCTACAGGGCCCACAAGGCAGAAGCTTGAACAGATTGTACTAACTGGATGCACTATATGTTAACGTTTCTTTGTAAAAGGAACAAGATGAATTTGAGACAATGATATGTAATTCATTagcccagtgcccagagctATGCTCCAGTGGCCCCACAGTCCTCACTGCAAGGGGACAGAGCTCTTTCCTACAAACAGCCTGTCTCCAAATCTTCTTCCATAGAcatacaaaaggaaaaggagaaaatatgaAATCAAAGTTACATTCTCCTTCACATGCTATAGAAAATTAATACTATTAACTCCCATCCATAAAACTAAACTGCATTTTCATTAGCCATTTACAGCCACTGACAGTGTGATTGAACTCAACTACCACAGCTGCCTCTGAAGGCTTCTAACCCATATAATTTAGAGACAGAAGCCTGGTCCTGCAGGTGTCAATGGAGAAACCCCTGTGGACTGCAGTAAGCCAGAAATCACTTGCTATTTCTTCCACATCATGCTATTACTggtaattctttaaaataataatgcaaTAATCAGAACTGAAGATCTCTCTGCCTCAGTATACATTTCACAAATAAAGGGTGGAAAAATCATTCAAAACTGGTCATGATTTATCTTGAAAGATTCCGCTAAAATCAAGTGAGGTCATAAGGTAAGAAATCTAGGGGCAAATTTAAAAGATTGTCATAAACCTGTGGTATTTAGCAATCTGGCTGTTCTTGCCTGGTACCTCAcctgcctgctccagagcaAGAGCACAGTACTTTCTATCTTCAAACTGACATGACCCATCAGAGtgacaggggagagaaagggCTGTTATTTGTTCCCCAGCTGGTGACAGTAATTTTGTTCATGAACTAGGTACTTCACTGCCAAACAATCTGGAAAAGCATGATAATGCCTGACTCACTGTGCCTTATAGAAAAAGGCAAGCAGGGAAGCATGCATTCGCATTTTCTGAAATTCTATCTTGTTCTGATTTTACaagaaattaaagcatttcaaatgGTGGAAATTAGAGAATAGAAAATAACCGTTGTTGTTTTGCACAGCATACCATTCACAGCTAGCGTGAAAGACCTTCCGTTTCAAGCCTTTGCCCTTTACCTTGATGTGGCCAATGCTTTCTAGTGGAGGTTttggaaggagaagaaatatcacagcatttctttctttgttgaGAATGAAGAAGTGATGAGGAAGGAGGAGTGGAAAGAAGTGAGGAAGGGGGAGGAGAAAAGATAAAAGATAACAGGTGTGAGACATGAGACACGAACCGCAGAGATTGAAGGGTATTAACAGATGAGCACAGAAAACGGAATTTCGAATTTCATTATGCAATTGCTGCTCATGCTACAGGTTAAAGAGAGTGATGAGTTAGTTATGTGCAATGAAGCAACAGCTCTGAAATACGGCATCATACTTACCAACTAAgcattacaagaaaaaaaaggaagggagagagaaagaaaagaattctaTAACATTATCCAGATCCAACAACCTTATTAATAGTAACTGAGATACATCCTAAACACTGTCTGAAATGCTTGCTTAACATTGTGAAAACATGTAAATactcacacacatacacacaactgataaggaaaaacaaatggcAACTCGATATATGGCTTCTGTTCTCCAGCTCTTTCACAGTTCTGAATACATTAAAATTATAGCCAGTCTTAACATGATACTCCTGAAATCATGAAGCAAAAGCAGCTAGTTTTAAGCTAGCTAGTCTGCATTGAAGGGTTAAACCCTAGTGTGAAATTTTATCATGGGTTGTTGGATAAAGAAAACCTCAGTCTGCCCCATTATTTCAATTAAAGTATTACTCCGGTCATAgcttaaaattttgtttctaattCCTGTGGACAGAAGCACAAATTCACATAtaacaacattttttaaaaagaaacttagAGCTATTGAAGAACAGAAGTCATGTAAAGTGATTTTCACATCTGAACATACCACACCAGAAGAGTGAAGAACAACAGCacttaaaatagttttaaagtCTGACAGAAATTAACAGATTAATTAGTAACTAAATTTCTTTGGATTTTAGATAagcatatatatacatacatacgcTCATACAAACATGTGGATTTTAAATATGGTATATAAAAATTTTGCAGATTTTGCTTCCCCTTTggagttttaaaattttcagtatAAACTGCTATTATCTTTATCTCTCTCCACAATTGTCCTGGTCCTGTTCAGGATGGGGtaatttttgcagtagccagGAGGGGGTATGGCTAGGACCTGGTTATTCTATACCATCCTGTGCCATTTTCTGGGGAAAGGCTCACTTCTGGGTCAGTGTAGTGTGGTGGAGGGAGTGGTTGGGTATTACTGTGGGGCGGTTCGCCTCCTACATCAAACTGTTGGCCTCTTTTTTGTACCCTCTAGCACTGTTGGTGTTACTGTatgttttcttatctcattgatGCTTCCAGtaaaaattgttcttatctcttCAGCTTTACCTTTTATGCCTGcaattctcctctccagcctgcacaggagaagGGGAGTGATAGAGCACATGGTTTGGAGCAGCACATGGTTACAGTGTGAACATGGAATTGGAGAATACCATTCCTAAAACACAACAGCCTTCTTTGGTGCCCAGTGTGAGGCACCAAGGGTTGAGACAACAACAGTTCCGTCCAGAGTGAGTTGAAAACAAATTTGATCTAATCTGATCTGATTTGTTGCATTAGGTCCAAACCTACTGGTCGCAATGTTGCTTGGTCTGCTCGTGTGGGTGTGGTACCTAACACTGTACATGTTTTTGTATATCCACTAACACTGTACATGTTTTTGTATATCCACTATGTGCTCATAATGGTGCtctttttcagagcagggagagggattaGGATTGCTTTGTTGCTGTACTATGGAGTATCAGTTTATGACATGGTAAAATAAAGGGCAATGAAGGTCATTTGGGATGTGTATGCAGTGTTTCCCTTCTATCCTTACTCAGGCACTAGCTCTGGGGGCCCATTAATAATCACATCTAGTCTGTGGGGGGAAACGGGGAAGATGATTTTCCCAGcttttcacccccttttcctccttcagaCCTCTTAAAACAGCTTTTGAGGATTTTAAATTCCTGCTGGATGTTAAGGAAAGCGTATTTTTGTTGCTAAGTCTGACACTTCTCAGTGCAGTCTATACCATATTTAGAGTCAGGACAGAGATTTCTCGGGAGGTCATTCAGAAATCTGCCCTGAGGGTGGATGGTCATGAGTAGCATAGAATATGGGAGAAAATGGGCCAGTTTTTGGGGAAATTCTCTTCTCCAATGATTTAGCAGTTCACCTACACAAGCCTGATAAAGTGACAGAATATTTGCAAGGAGAATGCTGTGGCAGCTCCAGAGAGGAGCAATACAGAAGATGTGTGTGCATCTACATGATGTACTTTTACAGCCAACTTCCCTACCCAGGCAGTGATGTCTTGCCACAGTTCAGTGGCTCAGATGGTTTCCTTCTGCACTGCCAATCACCATTTTTACACTGTTGTAGCCACAGAGCATTTGCCACCATGCATGAGTCAGTGTAGAGGCCATTCCTCTCATTCACCTGAGGCCAGCTGGATGGCCTTCAGCTCTGCACTCTGACTTGATCTACCTTGTCCCTCAATAGCTTCTGTGACTCGCCATGTAGGACTCCACATGTCATCCTTCCATTTTTTATGTATCCCTAGAAAATGCTAGGAACCATCAGTGAGGAGAGCGTATCCTTCATTTTCTGGTAGCTGATTACATGGGGGGGTTGGAGTTGGGCTACTGAAGAACGTTCAAGAACGGATAGGTGGATCGGGCTGCCAAGATTTAAGTGTCTCAGGTGGATCTGGACTGGAACATAAGGGTGAATGATTTCTGACTTGGTGGGCCCCTAACACCTCAGGTCATCAGGGAAGAGATGCAACATCCAGATGGGCTTGTGATTGAGGAGTGGACACTGTATCCCAGGTTATCCAAAACCATGAAACATGCACTGCAATTGGTCAGGCTAAATGGGTAAAGCCTCTATGGTGTGGGGGACGAGggttgaaataaaaatgtgaggAGGCCTGGCAGTTTGATTACATTGCACTCCCACAAATCTGCCTAGACAAGTGCTATGTGCTGACAATGATGGAGACAACAGTGGATGGCTGGGAcacaccctgtgcctcacatcactgcccagaacaccatcctggaAACAGCTCATGTGGTGACATAGCACCCCCAAAAGAACAGAGTTGGACAATGGgactcatttaaaaaatatcctcATAGACACCTGGGGCATCATATTCCCTATCCTGCACCAGTCTCTGGCAATTAGGAATGGTACAGTGGACTGCTAAAAACCACATTGAAAGCAATGGGGTGGTGAGACCTTCAGCACTGGGGTCTGCATTTAGCACAGGCCCCCTGGTTAGTTAATACTAGAGGATCTACCTTGCTTGCCCTGCCCAATCAAAACCTCAATGTACTGCAGATGGATATAAAGACCCTGTGGAGCATATGAGAAATGTGTTAGGGAAGACAGTTTGGATTAATCCTGCCTCAAGCAAAGACAAACCCATCCATGGGATTGTTTTTGCTCAAGGACATGGGTGCACTTGGGACAGGGAAACACAATGTGTAGCTCCAGGGAATTTGATTTTTGGGTTGGAACAGTCTGAAATGTTGAATTGTATAGAAGTGGCTGCTGACGGCACTGCCACTGTATGCCAGAATTACCGTGGAGAGTGAGTATGAACTGCTCCAATTGTGagctcctggtgcagcttgcaACCATGTGACAGCACACCAATCCTCCTGCCCTGGAAGATATCTAGGATGGACTGAACCCACAGTCATCAATTAAAGGAAGTCAACAGACACCTTGGAGGGATGGTCATTGCCCATGGAAATGGCACTCGTGTTTATGTAGATATGAAGATACACGTAATAGTCAGAAGGTGCAGGATCTGGGCATACTGGAGATGGTATAGAATAAGGGGTGGAAAATGTCCTGGCtctggccaggacagggttgatttctgcagcagccagaagGCAGCACGGCCAGGACACATAGGTTATTCTATGCAACTTTGTGTCATTtgccagggatgggggaagggCTCATTTCCAGATCTGTGTACAGATCTGTGTAGCATGGCAGAAGGAGCAGTTGGATATTGTCAGGAATGCGGTGTGTCTGTGTCCATGAGAATTGTTTGCCTCTTTCTTGTACCTTCTGTCATTGGTATTGatgttgttgttgctgctgttcattttcctatcttattgctgtttccagtaaattgttatCTCAACCTGTGCCTTTAATGTCTCCagttctcctctccagcctgctAAGGGGGAGTGACCTACCAGCATATGATTTGGAGTGGTCTCGGTGGGAATACTGAATTAGAAAGTACCATTCTTAAACCATAACAACAATATATTTAGTTatccaaaatataaaaatagggTTATATATGAAGGCTTTATGGACAAATGATGTGGAGTCAGAAAGagctaaaaaataaacaaagcaaatgTCTTTGGATTTTTAAGAGGCAGAAAACATCAGGAAGTGATccatatttttctcctcttagATTTGACAAGTGACAAATACCATAGCTTGATCAGCTATGATATTTTGGGGCCATAATGCAAAGCCATTTCAATTGCTTCTGAACAAGGAGGTGGGTCAACAAAGTTGAAATGCGACATTTTCAAAGTCCATTTGAAAAATTTAGTATCTTCTAATGATAGTATGTTAGTTATTTGACTCAGAAATCAATATTCAAATCTAAAATGGAATCCTAACTACACACAGACTAAATTAGAAGTGAGGTGAGCAGGAGGAATCTGGAGGTATCAGAAGACATGCACTGCCATGACTAATCTTGCACATCAGTTCAGACTTTCAAAGGAGAAGCCTGAAAGTGCTGCGTGGTAAGACTACTCTCAGTTCTTCTGGCTTTATCACACCTCATTGTCTGGATCAGCACTGCCCCAAGTGCTATGTCTGTGAGTGACCATAGGGGAAAATAATTTGTGCATTTTGGTAAATTTTGATGGTCTTCTGAGATACTTCAGCATGTCCCACCTGACCTTAAAGGAAGAGGGCAATCATTTTTGTACAGCTTGTGCCCTTTGCCGCTCTTATGTATTTCAGTCCAAATCTGGCCAAGTTGTCCATCATGCTTAGCAGCCTTGCTAGAATCAAGTCAATTATGTCTTTCAGTGATTTTGTGAaatgaggaaaggaagagagaagcaGATGTAGAAAGACTGCAAAAGCAGCTGCAAAGCAAGGCAAAAAGGTGAGATGGTCTAAAGACCTGGGAGACCAGAACTGGGTAGAAGAGAGAGAACTAAGACGCATGAGAAAGAAGACAGCAAAATAAGATTAAGTTTCTGGCAAAACATCAGCCAAGACCTTGTCCAGTGAAGAATGCTCTTCAGAACCTAGCTGGAACTATGTGTGTAAGGTAAGCCTATTTCTCTCTGCCAAAAACCAGAGAAACCCTCTAGCTAAATTCTCAGTCTTTCCACTAGTGGAGACTGAGGCAGAGCTAAGAGAGCTTACCATTCCTACAAACTAATGTCCTATTTCAGTCTGCAGGAGGTGGTCATTCTAGAGGTTGCAGTTTGCTTATGTATCCTGGGGCTGTTAATCAGTGTTTTAGAAATTCTGTTTTGCCCtatactttaaaacaaaaatggaagTAATTACACAAGGCAAATGtcacaagaaaataaagtaaaaaaattaaaaaactagAAAATGTCAGGATTAAAATTTTTTGTCCCCTTGCGTGTATGCATGGGATGCTTTTTAATTGAACAAATCatactatttttttcagtagacCCATTTCATTAAATGTAGAAAGTTGATCTGTTTGGGTTTCTAGCAGTCCACACTGAATTTACTATCTCAAAGTGCTGAGTGTACCTTCACCCAAGTGGTTGACTTTAGGACAATAGTGTGGGGGGAtagaaatgtaagaaaataaagatagtgcagaaggtagtctcacacctgaggagttgcagctgcacTAATCATCAatgattaggaacaggcctgcccttaataggccacagctgtgtccaataagaagaagagtgctacaaaa is part of the Molothrus aeneus isolate 106 chromosome 6, BPBGC_Maene_1.0, whole genome shotgun sequence genome and harbors:
- the INSM2 gene encoding insulinoma-associated protein 2, giving the protein MPRGFLVKRSRRPGGSYRARPRERDPDRDPPPTPPPPPPAGENGPAARQGAEEEKGEEEEGAVAACPATWPPGGGCGGPGLTPPEAPAAWGATGPCSAAGPRAALFERCLSSPASAESFPLAASFPPAEKLLLQPRTPLPAPPLPSVPALKRPSRAKAPAKKGKATRKLSFADEVTTSPVLGLRIKEEGPEGRPGPPAGRTPLGEFICQLCKEQYADPLALAQHRCSRIVRVEYRCPECHKIFSCPANLASHRRWHKPRPGPSAEGAASAPPGKENSPERRPRGPAAPQPPPGTRQHRGGADSAGGAPAAPGSSPGPAHGGAPGPGAGPGGEAFACPCCQKRFRRQAYLRKHLGTHGAARPAAFGPPERGPLTFACHLCGARFPSADIRDKHRLWHAVREELLLPPPPPPPAGVPESGAAGGERQGFPCKHCPATFFSAPGLARHASKCHPPESRQVLLLQVPVRPGC